The genome window AACTTTCATCTCTTTTAAAAAAAACTTCTCCACCATACCTTAAGGCAACTTCAGCTATATCATCACTATCTGTGCTGATTACAATATGATTAAATAAATTAGAATTTTTAGCCTGGATAATACTATATGCTATTAACTCTAAATTATTAATTTTTTTGATATTTTTATTTTTTACTCCTTTACTTCCACCTCTTGCACATATGGTACACAAAACATCACCCATTTACTCTCCTTTTAACCTCATCACTCAACCTTAAAACTTCTAAAGCTTCATTAAATTTGCAAACACTATTATCTCTTTTTAAAACTTTTTTATGAAGATTGGTCAACACTTTATTTGTATCACTTTGATATTCTTTTGTTTCTAACAAAGCATTTTTATCATATATATGTAATTTATTGTTAATCAAATCTGCATGATAGGTTTTTGTATGCGAATGCAATATAATCTCTCTTTTGGTTAATTTGGAAAAATAATCAAGTTTAATATGTATCAAACTATCTTTTGATTTTAAGGACATAAACGCAAAATCATCACTATTGATCTCAAGTTCTGAAATTTTTAAATTTTGCGCATAAAGAAGTTGTGGTTTATCAAACATAAAAAATGCCAAATCTATCTCGTGTGATAAATCCAACAATACACCTCCACCTAACTCTTTTTTAGCGCTATAATTAAACCGATAATCACAATCTCTCCAATTTGGCAAATAAGAAGAGCAGTTTAATTCTGCGAAATAGATATGAGGTTCTTGTGATATAATTTTTTTTAAATCCAAAATCAAAGGATGAAAACGCAATAAATAAGCTACGAAAATATCATTTTTACCACTTAAATGACAAGTTTTAAAAGTTTCAAAAAGAGGTTTTTCTACCAAAATAGTTTTATTTTCTACTTTACTATCAATCGCTTTTAAAGTGCGATAATGATCAACTGTGATATTTGCAATCACAAATAAATCAAAAGTTTCCAAATTTGCCTCATATAGTTCTTTAAAACACTCAATTTTATTTTTATCATAACTTTTTGAGACAATACTTACCTTAAACCCCAAACACTCTAAAGCCAAATGATGTTTTCTTCCTATACTACCATACCCAATAATTAATGCTTTCATTGAAAATCCACTATTGCTTTTTCATACTCTTCAAGCCTACCTATATCAATCCAATAATCTTCTAACAAATAAGAATTAATTTTTAACTTTTGCCCTAGCAAAGACTTTATTAAATTTGGCATATCAAAATATGTGTTTTTATCAATATACTTTAAAACCTCTGGTTCTAATACATAAATTCCAGCACTCACTAAAAATTTTTGTACAGGCTTTTCTTCGATATCTTCTATGTATTGATTAAAAACTTTCACAACACCGTAAGGAATTTGGTGCTCAAATTCTCTAAGTACTACACTCATCACCGCTTTACTTTTTTTATGCTCTTTAATAAGCTTTTCAAAATCAAGTTTAGTTAAAATATCTCCATTCATCACAATGAAAGTGTTTTTTATATCTTGCACCAAAGACAAAGCTCCGGCAGTTCCAAGCTTTTGTTTTTCTTTAATATAAGTGATTTCAACTCCCAAATTCTTACCATCTTGAAAATAATCACAAATAACTTCTTTTTTATAATTTACGCAAAATATAAATTTTTTAAAACCCTGCTCTTTAAAATTTAAAACAATATTTTCAAGTATAGGTTTTTTTCCTACTTTTAACATGGGTTTTGGAGTATCTTTGGTAAGCTCACCCAATCTACTTCCAAGACCACCCACCATTAACACCACTTCATTTTCAAAGCTTTTCTCTTTAAGCACTGAAGCAATTGACTTTATAGCTATGACTTCATTATTATCATTTAAAACTGGAAAATCATAAATATCTGTTTGACTAGCTAATTTTAAAAGATACTCTTTGCTTGTATTTTCTTTTATAGTTAAAGAATTTTTAGTATAAATTGTCTCTATGCTGTCTTCAAGCTTTTGACCATTGAGCAAAGCTCTTCTAATGTTTGAATCACTAATTACACCTAAAAATTTATTATTTTCTACCACCAAAGCTATTCTGACACGTTCATTGCCTATGATTTTTAAAGCCTCTTGTATACTTGCATTCTTAGCAAGTTTTAATTTATCAATACTCATTATATATCCACGAATTTTTTATATAAAATTTTTTCCAAAGATATGTTTTTTATGACATCTTTTATCATCACACTTGTATTATCTTCTTTGCATTCAAAAGGATTGGTAAAATTTTTTAGTTTTTCTTGATACTCTTTGGTGTTAGCATACAAAAATGCTTGTTTTAAATGATAAATATCACAATTTATGATATTATCTGCAAAGATTCTCCCTTCTTGTCTATTGCCTATATTAATACAAGGAATTTTAAAAAAAGGACTTTCGCAAATTCCACTAGAACTATTCCCTATTAACATGCTTGATATTTTCATCAAACTCAAGTATCTTTTAGAGCCTAAATTGTCAAACAACCGTGCCTTGTGAGATTGTTTTGTGCAGTATTTTTCTAAAAGCTTATTAATAAACAAACCATTTTCATCAGCATTTGCTTTAGTGAAAATCAAAGTAGAATTCTCCAAACTATCTAAAAAACCAAGCAGTAATCTCACTTCTTCTTCTACACTTGTTGTTTGTATTGTTTGAGGATGATAGGTTATTAAATATATATTTTTATTAAAGGTTAAATTTAATTCTTTTTGTAATTCATTTTTACTTAAAAAAATCATATTTTTAATGTTTTCTCCTCCTAAAGACCCCACATTAAAAACCTTCTCCTTACTTTCTCCAAGCTGTAAAATCCTATTTGCATAATTTTGTGTGCTTACAAAATGCAAATGTGCCATTTTACTAATAGCATGTCTTATACTATCATCAATGGCCCCCAAAGTAAGCTCACCTCCACAAAGATGCGCTAAAGGGATTTGCATAAGCAAGCAGGTGCTAGCACAAGAGAGCATTTCATATCGATCACCTAATATTACTACCATATCAGGTTTTAACTCTTCAAAAGCTTCACAAAGTGAAATTTGCAAAAGCCCCATGCTTTTACAAATACTTATTTTATCATCATTAGATAGCAATATTGGGATTTTTTTATCAATTTTAAATTCTTTTTCAATTTCTTGGTAAGTAAAGCCAAAATCTTTACTCAAGTGAGCTGCTGTAACAACAAGTTGCAGTGTTAATTCATCATCTTGATCTATACATTCACACAGTCTTTTTAGTAAATACCACTCGGCTCTAGTACCACTAACAACACAAATTTTTCTACTCATCAATCAACTCATCTTCACTATAGTTTCTTTGTGCAATTTTACCTAAATATCTATCATAATTCATGGCACAAATTCCATTTCCTGGTCGCTTTGTGGTTAAATTTTCTTCACTAAAATATTCGCCCTTTTTTATAGCTTTTTTAGCCACTAGTGATTTTCTCGCTATATTTTTATTTTTATCTTCACTCTTGCTAGGTTTTTTAATTCCATCTCCAAAGGCTTGCTCCAAATCTCTTATAGCCTTTACCATAGTCTTTAACTCA of Campylobacter sp. 2014D-0216 contains these proteins:
- a CDS encoding nucleotidyltransferase family protein → MSIDKLKLAKNASIQEALKIIGNERVRIALVVENNKFLGVISDSNIRRALLNGQKLEDSIETIYTKNSLTIKENTSKEYLLKLASQTDIYDFPVLNDNNEVIAIKSIASVLKEKSFENEVVLMVGGLGSRLGELTKDTPKPMLKVGKKPILENIVLNFKEQGFKKFIFCVNYKKEVICDYFQDGKNLGVEITYIKEKQKLGTAGALSLVQDIKNTFIVMNGDILTKLDFEKLIKEHKKSKAVMSVVLREFEHQIPYGVVKVFNQYIEDIEEKPVQKFLVSAGIYVLEPEVLKYIDKNTYFDMPNLIKSLLGQKLKINSYLLEDYWIDIGRLEEYEKAIVDFQ
- a CDS encoding Gfo/Idh/MocA family protein, whose product is MKALIIGYGSIGRKHHLALECLGFKVSIVSKSYDKNKIECFKELYEANLETFDLFVIANITVDHYRTLKAIDSKVENKTILVEKPLFETFKTCHLSGKNDIFVAYLLRFHPLILDLKKIISQEPHIYFAELNCSSYLPNWRDCDYRFNYSAKKELGGGVLLDLSHEIDLAFFMFDKPQLLYAQNLKISELEINSDDFAFMSLKSKDSLIHIKLDYFSKLTKREIILHSHTKTYHADLINNKLHIYDKNALLETKEYQSDTNKVLTNLHKKVLKRDNSVCKFNEALEVLRLSDEVKRRVNG
- the neuC gene encoding UDP-N-acetylglucosamine 2-epimerase, with protein sequence MMSRKICVVSGTRAEWYLLKRLCECIDQDDELTLQLVVTAAHLSKDFGFTYQEIEKEFKIDKKIPILLSNDDKISICKSMGLLQISLCEAFEELKPDMVVILGDRYEMLSCASTCLLMQIPLAHLCGGELTLGAIDDSIRHAISKMAHLHFVSTQNYANRILQLGESKEKVFNVGSLGGENIKNMIFLSKNELQKELNLTFNKNIYLITYHPQTIQTTSVEEEVRLLLGFLDSLENSTLIFTKANADENGLFINKLLEKYCTKQSHKARLFDNLGSKRYLSLMKISSMLIGNSSSGICESPFFKIPCINIGNRQEGRIFADNIINCDIYHLKQAFLYANTKEYQEKLKNFTNPFECKEDNTSVMIKDVIKNISLEKILYKKFVDI